From the genome of Papaver somniferum cultivar HN1 chromosome 2, ASM357369v1, whole genome shotgun sequence, one region includes:
- the LOC113352119 gene encoding F-box/kelch-repeat protein At3g18720-like, with protein MHDKYLMKLSDNLLLGATIRFSKNGWLLLSSGKKIVFFYNPFTRATIRLPDLPDGHTLGGISFSSLATSPGCVVIAISNWHDWVRHSDISFLVTETGKSAKCWTTTPTPSFDYESLQESGTTGTSMHDFMPCINNPVFYKGDFYCLDYNGMLGVLSAKGDDFSWKILPKSLKQFSAIYPSYLVECDDKLLLINVGQSGKSIEIYRLDEPKMVWI; from the coding sequence ATGCATGACAAGTACCTTATGAAACTGTCTGATAATTTGCTCTTAGGTGCTACAATCCGTTTTTCGAAGAACGGTTGGCTTTTGTTGTCTAGCGGAAAGAAAATTGTATTCTTTTACAATCCCTTTACAAGAGCAACCATTCGTCTTCCGGATTTACCAGATGGTCATACACTTGGTGGAATATCCTTCTCGTCTTTAGCAACTTCTCCCGGTTGTGTAGTCATTGCCATCTCCAATTGGCATGACTGGGTTCGTCATTCAGATATTAGTTTCTTGGTCACTGAAACGGGAAAGAGTGCAAAATGTTGGACGACTACTCCTACTCCTAGTTTCGACTATGAATCTTTGCAAGAATCTGGAACTACAGGCACCTCTATGCACGATTTTATGCCATGCATTAACAATCCAGTTTTCTATAAAGGggacttttattgcttagattaTAATGGAATGTTAGGGGTCTTGAGCGCAAAAGGTGATGATTTCAGTTGGAAAATACTTCCAAAGTCCCTAAAACAATTCAGTGCCATCTATCCAAGTTATTTGGTGGAGTGCGATGATAAGCTTTTACTAATTAACGTAGGACAGAGTGGAAAGTCGATAGAAATTTATAGATTGGATGAACCCAAGATGGTTTGGATTTAA